A genomic region of Notamacropus eugenii isolate mMacEug1 chromosome 3, mMacEug1.pri_v2, whole genome shotgun sequence contains the following coding sequences:
- the BHLHA15 gene encoding class A basic helix-loop-helix protein 15, producing MKTKNKPTKRRILADKETFHGEPTSSKEDLEKCLRSRDRRKGEKAEGSKVGTARKKSSSGSRESNLRRLESNERERQRMHKLNNAFQALREVIPHVRAEKKLSKIETLTLAKNYIKCLTSTILNMSNGCLPPLEGEGSAHSSKFYQHYQQRGDEEGQEHLKKYSTQIHSFREGS from the coding sequence atgaaaaccaaaaacaaacccaCGAAGCGAAGAATTTTGGCTGACAAAGAGACATTTCATGGTGAGCCAACATCCAGTAAAGAGGACCTGGAGAAATGTTTGAGGAGCAGGGACAGGCGGAAGGGGGAGAAGGCTGAGGGCAGCAAGGTGGGCACTGCCAGGAAGAAGTCCTCCTCAGGCAGCCGGGAAAGCAATTTGAGGAGGCTGGAGAGTAACGAGAGGGAGAGGCAGCGGATGCACAAACTCAACAATGCCTTCCAGGCCTTGCGAGAAGTCATCCCCCACGTCAGGGCAGAGAAGAAACTCTCCAAAATTGAGACCCTCACTCTGGCCAAAAACTATATCAAATGTCTGACCTCCACCATCCTCAACATGTCCAATGGTTGTCTCCCTCCCCTGGAAGGGGAAGGATCTGCTCACAGCTCGAAATTCTACCAGCACTATCAGCAGCGAGGAGATGAGGAAGGCCAAGAGCACCTAAAGAAGTACTCCACCCAGATCCACAGTTTTCGGGAAGGGAGCTAG